In Aspergillus fumigatus Af293 chromosome 2, whole genome shotgun sequence, a genomic segment contains:
- a CDS encoding putative HIT finger domain protein: MYRIEVLPSTSTHVTPGWTYVPDRGFDPAQAAITPTIGRKRGIRDGGRTDLSSRQNNAIIRHLAELDRENHRDVHIPIPTKPKDAAGRGTRGKTTSNVRRILQSQKTFRNYLDDEEAALAQAAQSSIQRPSLSKVTKPSRRSLTPAATPLDSSKRKQSTVPPSRASTIPPETSTNASPDTDEDKKQPEPEAENPNRLIKSEYDNDPLLRSYIPSAPSERIMQALLAEPPLTYNAARAGPPLTAKAPRHFCCMCGYWGKIRCKNCHVRTCGLACYKVHEDSRCGAFF, from the exons ATGTATCGTATCGAAGTTCTCCCCAGCACCTCCACCCATGTCACGCCCGGATGGACCTATGTCCCTGACCGCGGCTTCGACCCAGCGCAAGCAGCAATTACACCTACCATCGGCAGGAAAAGAGGAATCCGCGATGGTGGTCGCACCGACTTATCTTCGCGCCAGAACAACGCGATTATTCGCCACTTAGCGGAGCTTGACAGGGAGAACCATCGAGACGTGCATATTCCGATTCCAACGAAACCGAAGGATGCAGCCGGTAGAG GGACACGAGGGAAGACAACTTCAAACGTGCGCCGTATCCTACAATCGCAAAAAACCTTCCGAAACTACctcgatgacgaggaggcggCCCTGGCCCAAGCCGCCCAGTCGAGTATACAAAGACCCTCCCTCAGCAAGGTCACCAAGCCCTCCCGACGAAGTCTAACTCCCGCTGCTACCCCGCTCGACTCCTCGAAAAGGAAGCAATCCACCGTACCACCGTCAAGAGCCTCGACGATCCCGCCAGAGACCAGCACAAACGCGAGCCCTGACACAGACGAAGACAAGAAACAGCCGGAGCCAGAAGCGGAGAACCCTAACCGCCTGATAAAATCCGAGTACGACAACGATCCCCTTCTAAGGTCGTACATTCCCTCGGCACCCTCAGAGCGCATCATGCAGGCACTTCTCGCCGAACCGCCACTCACATACAACGCGGCTCGTGCTGGTCCGCCCCTAACCGCCAAGGCACCACGGCACTTTTGCTGTATGTGTGGATATTGGGGAAAGATTCGGTGCAAGAACTGTCATGTTCGGACCTGCGGACTAGCTTGTTACAAGGTTCATGAGGACTCGCGATGCGGAGCTTTCTTTTGA
- a CDS encoding putative glycerol:H+ symporter (Gup1), translated as MTSILSWFRRLYSLDTLDTRFTSSATTSLKAAADTRPPSAKDARANAIANGASPPNWRTPEFFVYYLVFLTVVPMMFKTVIDASKESHPGYSAYEHLLSPGWIPGRKVDNSDAQFSNFRDNIPYLLILLVAHPLLRRVYERYLLRSDASSVSRSADAATTGDARLDRRVRFDYYFALVFITALHGVSAIKVLVILYLNYKIAKSLPRKYIPAATWIFNISALFSNELCAGYPLERVATFFAAGGGGGEPSLVQWAKYIDGFGGLIPRWEILFNLTVLRLISFNMDYYWSLDYPAGSAIEKKQLDPAALSERDRVSIPPEQSAFSARNYVAYALYSPLYLTGPILTFNDYIAQQRYPPPSLTKTRTLLYGIRFFLTLLSMELMLHYIYALAISQASPDWSLYSTGQLSMLAFFNLHMIWLKLLIPWRFFRLWALVDGIDPPENMVRCVSNNYSVFAFWRGWHRSFNRWIVRYLYIPLGGGARSGGANKSSPALLSKARQIFNFLVVFTFVALWHDINLRLLMWGWLITLFFLPETIATLLFPARTWRSRPTAYRVLCGVGAVGNILMMMIANLVGFALGLDGLKGLLTEILGSYSGIGFLIAACGALFVGAQVMFEIREEELRAGIKMKC; from the exons ATGACTTCGATCCTTTCCTGGTTCCGGAGACTCTACTCTCTTGATACCCTCGACACTCGTTTTACTTCGTCTGCGACCACCTCGTTAAAGGCCGCTGCTGACACGCGACCCCCGTCTGCGAAAGATGCTCGCGCAAATGCCATCGCCAATGGCGCTTCGCCTCCCAACTGGCGAACGCCTGAATTCTTTGTTTACTATCTTGTCTTCTTAACCGTGGTGCCTATGATGTTCAAGACTGTTATTGATGCTTCGAAAG AGAGTCATCCCGGTTATTCTGCTTATGAACATTTGCTATCACCAGGCTGGATACCTGGCCGTAAGGTG GACAACTCCGATGCCCAATTCTCAAACTTTCGTGATAACATTCCCTACCTTCTCATCCTTCTCGTCGCTCATCCCTTGCTTCGTCGAGTCTATGAGCGCTATCTACTGCGGTCCGATGCCAGCTCTGTTTCTCGGAGTGCGGATGCAGCAACTACTGGAGACGCTCGACTGGATCGACGGGTGCGATTCGATTATTACTTTGCTCTCGTTTTCATAACTGCGCTCCATGGTGTGTCGGCTATCAAGGTCCTCGTGATTCTGTACTTGAACTACAAGATTGCCAAGTCTCTTCCAAGGAAATATATCCCTGCGGCCACTTGGATCTTCAACATCTCCGCTTTATTCTCCAACGAGCTTTGTGCCGGATACCCGCTTGAACGCGTGGCCACTTTCTTCGCAgcaggtggtggtggtggagaaCCTTCCTTGGTGCAATGGGCCAAGTATATCGATGGCTTTGGAGGCTTAATCCCCCGCTGGGagatcctcttcaacctgACGGTCCTCCGGTTGATCAGTTTCAACATGGATTACTACTGGAGCTTGGATTATCCAGCAGGGAGCGCAATTGAA AAGAAACAGCTCGATCCGGCAGCGCTGTCGGAGCGTGACCGTGTGAGCATCCCGCCAGAACAGTCTGCGTTCAGTGCTCGCAACTACGTCGCATATGCCCTTTACTCTCCTTTGTACTTGACCGGTCCAATCCTGACCTTCAACGACTATATCGCTCAGCAGAGATATCCACCACCATCCCTCACAAAGACTCGTACTCTTCTATACGGCATCCGGTTCTTCTTGACGTTGCTCAGCATGGAATTGATGCTTCATTATATATACGCCCTGGCTATTTCCCAGGCATCGCCCGATTGGTCCCTGTATTCTACGGGGCAACTTAGCAtgctcgccttcttcaatctACATATGATCTGGCTCAAGCTCCTCATTCCCTGGCGATTCTTCCGCCTCTGGGCCTTAGTCGACGGCATCGATCCCCCTGAGAATATGGTCCGCTGTGTGTCGAACAATTACTCTGTCTTTGCCTTCTGGCGCGGCTGGCACCGATCCTTTAACCGCTGGATCGTCCGCTATCTCTACATACCCCTGGGCGGAGGAGCACGCTCGGGAGGTGCGAACAAATCGTCGCCAGCCCTGCTCTCCAAAGCACGTCAGATCTTCAATTTCCTGGTTGTATTCACTTTCGTCGCTCTGTGGCATGACATTAACCTTCGTCTCCTCATGTGGGGCTGGCTCATCACCCTCTTTTTCCTGCCCGAGACCATCGCAACTCTGCTGTTTCCCGCACGCACGTGGCGCTCGCGCCCAACCGCATACCGTGTTCTCTGCGGTGTCGGCGCTGTTGGCAATATccttatgatgatgattgccAACCTTGTTGGATTTGCCTTGGGACTGGATGGGCTCAAGGGTCTCCTAACCGAGATTCTTGGGTCATACTCGGGTATTGGCTTCCTTATTGCCGCTTGTGGCGCACTGTTTGTTGGAGCACAGGTCATGTTTGAGATTCGGGAAGAGGAGTTACGCgctggtatcaagatgaAGTGTTGA
- a CDS encoding acylphosphatase, whose product MDKAAERRGQWVAEICTTDTVDRGGVEGEVQGNEETLQKFFKDIDKGPRLAHVVKLEKRDLSPEEGEDHFVVRRTSDSVFEATK is encoded by the exons ATGGACAAAGCTGCGGAGAGAAGAGGACAATGGGTTGCGGAGATCTGTACTACGGACACTGTAGATAGGGGCGGA gttgaaggagaagtcCAAGGTAATGAGGAGACGCTCCAGAAGTTCTTTAAAGACATCGATAAGGGACCACGTCTCGCACACGTGGTCAAGCTCGAGAAAAGGGATCTcagccctgaagaaggggAGGATCACTTCGTTGTCAGACGAACTTCCGATTCGGTCTTCGAAGCTACCAAATGA
- the aox gene encoding alternative oxidase translates to MNSITATMPLRATAFPKPYLRFTIRTYASAAAAPRCSRPLLASSSHFQSFTKRPISSTPQTQIKEYFPPPKAPHIKEVETAWVHPIYTEDQMRAVQIAHREAKNWSDWVALGTVRVLRWGMDFVTGYRHPKPGQEHDAKFRMTEQKWLTRFIFLESVAGVPGMVGGMLRHLRSLRRMKRDNGWIETLLEEAYNERMHLLTFLKLAEPGWFMRLMVLGAQGVFFNGFFLSYLISPRTCHRFVGYLEEEAVITYTRAIKDIETGKLPDWEKLDAPEIAVQYWNMPEGQRKMRDLLLYVRADEAKHREVNHTLGNLQHNVDPNPYAAKYKDPSKPHPTKGIENLKSTGWEREEVI, encoded by the exons ATGAACTCGATAACAGCAACCATGCCCTTGCGGGCTACTGCATTCCCCAAACCATATCTCCGGTTTACTATCCGGACCTACGCAAGCGCAGCGGCTGCACCACGATGCAGTCGGCCCCTGCTAGCAAGCAGTAGCCACTTTCAGTCATTTACAAAACGGCCCATCTCGTCAACACCGCAGACACAAATCAAAGAATACTTTCCTCCGCCGAAGGCTCCTCACATCAAGGAGGTTGAGACGGCCTGGGTTCATCCTAT TTACACCGAAGACCAGATGCGCGCTGTTCAGATAGCCCACCGAGAAGCCAAGAACTGGTCCGACTGGGTGGCGCTCGGGACAGTCCGAGTGCTCAGATGGGGTATGGACTTCGTGACCGGGTACCGACACCCCAAGCCGGGCCAGGAACACGACGCCAAATTCAGAATGACCGAGCAGAAGTGGCTTACTCGATTTATTTTCCTCGAGAGCGTGGCTGGCGTGCCAGGCATGGTTGGAGGGATGCTGAGGCATCTGCGGAGCTTGAGACGAATGAAGAGGGACAACGGATG GATTGAAACTCTTCTTGAGGAGGCATACAATGAGCGCATGCATTTGCTTACCTTCCTCAAGCTTGCTGAGCCAGGATGGTTCATGCGACTCATGGTTCTCGGAGCCCAAGGCGTCTTCTTCAATGGGTTCTTCCTTTCATACCTGATTTCCCCACGCACCTGCCACCGGTTCGTTGGCtaccttgaagaagaagccgtcaTCACCTACACTCGGGCCATCAAAGATATTGAGACAGGAAAGCTGCCCGATTGGGAGAAGTTGGATGCTCCCGAGATCGCCGTCCAGTACTGGAATATGCCCGAGGGGCAGCGCAAGATGAGAGACTTATTGCTGTACGTGCGGGCTGACGAGGCAAAGCACCGCGAGGTCAACCACACACTGGGAAACCTTCAACACAATGTGGATCCGAACCCGTACGCAGCCAAGTACAAGGACCCCTCCAAGCCTCATCCGACAAAGGGCATTGAGAATTTGAAGTCGACCGgatgggagagagaagaggtGATTTGA
- a CDS encoding KAR9 family protein, whose protein sequence is MDSLTDQTPLALFIYFGFWCLVRTLKLNSTSRINFVSLTGGCPLLSHGETERGTKGGHRTAQQQAGGHLNNSGFPDSTSSIHRSQTIYIPQPTTFVSPVPPFYSSSCDTRPGRSPRGLVSMHAVFPSSTASTATSQLADPTPNPDSNNSNDPFASQVSSPPPPPPPRPAVSVSVPENEPLPRRIKSKSSLRSIRSLGSSHQEDEGYDSQDQSGLDKSLVRPSILRRLSPGLAARVKLLDGSSRVSTPSRSPGNVGRIPEEQIKELDNLHHQNLSIKVERKGRSWNALQIAGKKQDTQQTPSEASEILQHGSVERSGTPTDPQPAAPVVENPKSHTSGPLENIDPDHLPAAAVASPQEDSQEDSLNEEAVDQTPAMSAVEQSQMPLAIGSATASETPDQTDFERYIQSTSDNEAQSPRPSPPPKDSPPLSSSSSNVQSYFNPKGLQRTESIYSFSRASFSNQLSQLTSITLPQPSSLAASIAGISNAPAAVKALTGAAEQIQIWIKKASDVLSGLDAEDDVEWAAAGGREGLEGVDKAITRFESLVHVYVNAIEQVQLRQDIGNVSPDSLKTIVVQMDSIIQSWAQIKGRLKGVKEQVELAMEWEELWANVLGDVGMEIESLSRLIFEMEEKRHFTMANEQEGTSNGLDINELETIVEETPSNGDMASKRFSMGPFFSEAPPLGMPIIQTPQDDSHSSLMALFARMQPLKASLDFLPMRLSMFQSRAERIFPSACEELEDRRNQLVKSYKTLEADAEALRKELSEDRWILVFRNAGAQAHKMFESVERSIAKLQEGIETGLHVHNPAGLTKRIESYEAKKVHYVPAIERVISIIEKGVKDRLTVNGEIMRLLSDMSSRIDALKASIKVMDSSLDDLSLAKSQHLRDSISTIVTMDSPLASSVVDTPGSSPASSVVMTPGNGLKGSATPLNPSSRRGSSVGCSATRTTMSKVRRYSGLPQAASALKSAIPKPTFSATSPSKKDTAITPTPATRKISRVPPPPSPLNNRPRWTTSTNTNDLEVGHVYKSSTPFRKSSAPARTSRPSSTLPMPNPRRRDQSASPAPLTARSVSRVSSRLSSRSPARGASPSPGRSILDPPPYSKLQKPDPAGLANTPRNRQSYAGMSFSRSVSQTHDSSMLSPTKTTRPGTSLGHSGTGNRRISLLPLPKPRSGGESRSKLSERPPWR, encoded by the exons ATGGATTCTCTGACCGACCAAACTCCGCTCGCTCTGTTTATTTACTTCGGTTTTTGGTGTTTGGTAA GAACTCTGAAGCTTAATTCTACTTCAAGAATCAATTTTGTCTCCCTCACAGGGGGTTGTCCGCTCCTCTCCCACGGCGAAACAGAAAGGGGGACAAAGGGAGGCCACCGAACCGCACAGCAGCAGGCTGGTGGACACCTGAACAACTCAGGATTCCCCGACAGCACTAGCTCCATTCACCGCAGCCAAACAATCTACATTCCTCAGCCCACCACCTTCGTCTCTCCAGTACCTCCATTCTACAGTAGTTCTTGCGACACCAGGCCAGGGCGGTCGCCTCGTGGATTAGTATCCATGCACGCCGTATTCCCCAGTTCGACTGCCTCCACTGCTACCAGCCAGCTCGCAGATCCCACACCCAACCCTGAtagcaacaacagcaacgacCCTTTCGCGTCGCAGGTTTCCTcgcccccgccgccgccacctcctcgtcctgcaGTATCGGTCTCCGTACCAGAGAACGAGCCCTTACCCCGTCGGATCAAGTCCAAGTCCTCCCTGCGGAGCATTCGGAGCCTCGGCAGTAGTCACCAGGAGGACGAAGGCTACGACAGCCAGGACCAGAGCGGCCTCGATAAAAGTCTTGTCCGGCCCTCGATTCTACGTCGTTTGTCTCCTGGGTTAGCTGCGCGGGTGAAACTGTTGGATGGTAGTAGCAGGGTCTCGACACCATCTCGCAGCCCAGGCAACGTCGGTCGAATCCCTGAGGAACAAATTAAGGAACTTGacaatcttcatcatcagaatTTATCTATCAAGGTCGAGAGGAAGGGCCGGTCTTGGAATGCTTTGCAGATAGCTGGCAAGAAGCAAGACACGCAGCAGACTCCTTCTGAAGCGTCggagatcctgcagcacGGTTCGGTCGAACGATCGGGAACCCCAACAGATCCGCAGCCAGCGGCACCAGTCGTCGAGAACCCTAAATCGCATACCTCCGGACCGCTTGAGAATATCGATCCTGACCATTTGCCCGCTGCGGCGGTAGCTTCCCCGCAAGAAGACTCGCAGGAGGACTCGCTGAACGAAGAAGCGGTGGATCAGACACCAGCCATGTCTGCCGTGGAGCAGTCTCAGATGCCGCTGGCAATTGGGTCTGCGACAGCATCCGAGACTCCCGATCAGACTGACTTTGAGAGATATATCCAGAGTACCAGCGACAACGAAGCGCAATCGCCTCGTCCGTCACCGCCCCCAAAAGACTCTCCTCCGTTGTCCAGTTCCTCATCGAATGTCCAGTCATACTTTAACCCAAAGGGCTTGCAACGTACTGAATCCATCTATTCTTTTTCGAGAGCCTCCTTTAGTAATCAGCTCTCGCAGCTCACCTCGATCACTCTTCCACAACCCTCGTCACTGGCGGCTAGTATCGCTGGAATCTCGAATGCACCCGCTGCTGTCAAGGCGTTGACAGGGGCCGCGGAGCAGATTCAGATATGGATAAAGAAGGCGTCCGATGTGTTGAGTGGCctggatgctgaggatgatgtggaGTGGGCAGCAGCCGGCGGACGAGAAGGATTAGAAGGAGTGGACAAAGCCATCACACGGTTCGAGAGCTTGGTTCACGTGTATGTCAACGCTATTGAACAGGTTCAGCTGCGGCAAGACATCGGCAACGTCAGCCCGGACAGTCTGAAGACGATCGTCGTCCAAATGGACTCTATCATACAGAGTTGGGCGCAGATCAAAGGGCGACTGAAGGGGGTCAAGGAGCAGGTAGAATTAGCCATGGAGTGGGAAGAGCTATGGGCCAATGTCCTTGGCGATGTCGGTATGGAAATTGAGAGTCTCAGCCGATTGATCttcgagatggaggagaagcgacaCTTCACGATGGCGAATGAGCAGGAAGGGACCAGCAACGGGCTTGATATCAATGAACTTGAGACGATCGTTGAGGAGACGCCATCGAATGGCGACATGGCAAGCAAACGCTTCAGCATGGGGCCTTTCTTCTCAGAGGCACCGCCGTTGGGCATGCCGATTATCCAGACCCCTCAGGATGATTCCCACTCCAGCCTCATGGCTTTGTTTGCTCGGATGCAGCCATTGAAGGCCTCTCTAGATTTCCTGCCCATGAGATTGTCCATGTTCCAATCACGGGCTGAGCGCATCTTCCCCAGTGCCTGCGAGGAGCTAGAAGACCGGCGAAATCAGCTGGTGAAGAGCTACAAAACACTGGAGGCCGATGCAGAGGCTCTGCGGAAAGAGCTCAGCGAGGACCGCTGGATTCTGGTCTTCCGCAACGCTGGAGCACAAGCACACAAGATGTTCGAGTCAGTCGAGAGAAGCATTGCCAAGCTCCAGGAAGGGATTGAGACAGGCTTGCATGTGCACAACCCTGCTGGCTTAACGAAACGAATTGAGAGCTACGAAGCGAAAAAGGTCCATTATGTTCCTGCTATTGAGCGGGTGATCTCCATCATCGAAAAGGGTGTCAAAGATCGACTCACGGTCAATGGAGAGATTATGAGGCTTTTGTCTGACATGTCATCCAGGATCGACGCTCTCAAAGCAAGTATCAAGGTGATGGATTCCTCGTTGGACGATCTCAGTCTTGCCAAGTCTCAGCACTTGCGGGACTCGATATCAACCATCGTCACGATGGACAGCCCCCTTGCGAGCAGTGTTGTCGACACCCCTGGGAGCTCCCCTGCTTCGTCAGTCGTCATGACGCCGGGGAATGGTCTCAAGGGCTCTGCTACACCACTGAACCCCTCAAGCAGGCGTGGTAGCTCCGTGGGTTGTTCTGCCACGCGGACTACTATGTCCAAGGTTCGAAGATACTCCGGACTTCCCCAGGCAGCCTCGGCTCTGAAATCGGCCATCCCTAAGCCTACGTTCTCGGCTACGTCCCCTAGCAAGAAAGATACGGCCATCACTCCGACGCCGGCGACGCGGAAGATTTCGCGGGTGCCGCCACCGCCCTCACCGTTGAACAACCGTCCACGGTGGACCACCAGCACCAATACCAACGATCTGGAAGTTGGTCACGTCTACAAGTCCAGCACGCCGTTCCGCAAATCATCTGCTCCGGCTCGGACATCGCGACCCTCGTCCACTCTGCCGATGCCGAACCCGCGCAGGCGAGACCAGTCTgcgtctcctgctcctctgaCCGCCCGATCTGTCAGTCGTGTCTCTAGCAGACTCTCCTCTCGCAGCCCGGCTCGGGGAGCATCTCCGTCCCCTGGCCGTTCCATCCTCGATCCTCCTCCATACAGCAAGCTTCAGAAGCCGGACCCAGCTGGCCTGGCCAATACCCCTCGCAACCGGCAGAGCTACGCTGGAATGTCGTTTAGCCGCAGTGTCTCACAGACGCACGATTCAAGCATGCTGAGTCCGACAAAGACAACTCGTCCTGGAACTTCGCTTGGCCACTCGGGAACAGGTAACCGACGCAtcagccttcttcctcttcccaaGCCACGGTCTGGCGGAGAGTCGCGCAGCAAGCTCAGTGAGCGACCGCCCTGGCGTTGA
- a CDS encoding N-acetyltransferase family protein, producing MTNHFDQEKYTSAGPINRTYIYIQRNHSPATEALYSLPSQTNKMPPKTSIMENPSSKIPPPASALQKAPTLKPRRGVLRDGTPVTMYPIAHGASSIPSGLVATLADEFRAEIEAGCTYPMEEPMGEAKFAEYWFGTFAVVALTGDEEEIREGRDWKKECLGTFYIKPNYPGRCSHVCNAGFLTTAAARGRGVGIVMGETYLEYAPKLGYKYSVFNLVFENNIASVKIWKRLGFEVIGRVPGAARLENSEDLVDALIFGRKLGE from the exons ATGACTAATCATTTTGACCAAGAAAAATATACTTCGGCTGGACCGATAAACCGaacctatatatatatacaacGAAACCATTCCCCTGCAACAGAAGCACTATATTCCCTACCCTCCCAAACAAACAAAATGCCACCCAAGACAAGCATAATGGAGAACCCCTCCTCCAAAATCCCCCCTCCGGCATCAGCCCTCCAAAAAGCCCCAACCCTGAAACCCCGCCGTGGGGTCCTGAGAGACGGCACGCCTGTCACAATGTACCCCATTGCTCACGGGGCCTCGAGCATCCCGTCGGGTCTGGTGGCGACGCTCGCTGATGAATTCCGCGCGGAGATTGAGGCAGGCTGCACGTATCCGATGGAGGAGCCGATGGGCGAGGCCAAGTTCGCCGAGTACTGGTTTGGGACGTTTGCAGTTGTAGCCCTGACGggggacgaggaggagattaGGGAAGGGAGGGATTGGAAGAAGGAGTGTTTGGGAACGTTCTATATTAAGCCGAATTATCCTG GCCGATGCTCGCATGTCTGCAATGCGGGATTCCTGACTACGGCTGCGGCGCGAGGCCGAGGGGTCGGGATAGTTATGGGGGAGACGTATCTGGAGTATGCGCCCAAGCTG GGGTACAAATATTCGGTATTTAACCTCGTATTCGAGAATAACATCGCCTCCGtcaagatctggaagagACTTGGATTCGAAGTCATCGGACGAGTGCCCGGGGCTGCACGGTTGGAAAATAGCGAAGACCTGGTGGACGCATTGATCTTTGGAAGGAAGCTGGGGGAATAG
- a CDS encoding succinate dehydrogenase assembly factor 3, translated as MENVQPLWNADPMIRHLLAAFRDTFSNRGSIHHLHRHHPVLNLLLMATPSTMGSKSSLSEALALLPPLQLYRRILRVHRRKLDPEMRILGDSYVKSEFRAHRNVENPLHIIGFLTEWQLYAQKLEGDAWVGEKLDKSKLDKMSDQQIGQLYELMQAIKNPEGEGKE; from the exons ATGGAAAATGTTCAACCGCTGTGGAATGCCGACCCTATGAttcgccatctcctcgcCGCCTTCCGGGATACATTCTCCAACCGCGGCAGTatccatcatcttcatcgtcatcatccagtCCTCAATCT ATTACTAATGGCCACGCCGTCAACAATGGGCTCCAAGTCCAGCCTCAGCGAagccctcgccctcctcccCCCACTCCAGCTCTACCGCCGCATCCTCCGCGTCCACCGCCGCAAGCTCGATCCCGAGATGCGCATCCTGGGCGACTCATACGTGAAAAGCGAGTTCCGCGCACACAGAAACGTAGAGAATCCTCTGCATATT ATCGGCTTCTTGACGGAGTGGCAGCTGTATgctcagaagctggagggTGATGCGTGGGTTGGGGAGAAGCTGGATAAGTCCAAGTTGGACAAGATGAGTG ATCAGCAGATCGGGCAGCTGTATGAACTCATGCAGGCGATCAAGAATccggagggagaggggaaggAGTGA
- a CDS encoding S-adenosylmethionine-dependent methyltransferase — protein MLPTPSTDHVSFDTIYEPSEDSYLFLDTLSSASESQWLSERFNSTSTTTSTSPLVVEVGTGSGVVLAFVAANSHEIFGRRDILTLGTDVNRNACVATRTTVKTAIQERQAAAALKSTHVASVLGDLCSPLRPGSVDVLLFNPPYVPTEELPRLPLVTEQEADPAAEPLSRSAKFERDSYYLSLTYAGGLDGMETTNRLLEALPGVLHPERGVAYVLLCAQNRPEEVKERIRGWGGGWKAESVGNSGTQAGWEKLVIVRIWRDISQ, from the coding sequence ATGCTCCCCACCCCCTCGACAGACCACGTCTCCTTCGACACCATCTACGAACCCTCCGAAGACTCCTACCTGTTCCTCGACACgctctcctccgcctccgaaTCACAATGGCTCTCCGAGCGCTTCAAtagcaccagcaccaccaccagcacctccCCGCTAGTCGTCGAAGTCGGCACCGGCTCCGGCGTCGTCCTGGCCTTTGTCGCCGCCAACTCCCACGAAATCTTTGGCCGCCGCGACATCCTCACCCTCGGCACAGACGTGAACCGCAATGCCTGCGTTGCCACCCGCACTACGGTCAAAACAGCCATCCAAGAGCGCCAAGCAGCCGCAGCCCTGAAATCCACACATGTCGCCTCGGTGCTGGGAGATCTTTGCAGCCCCTTGCGCCCGGGCTCCGTCGACGTTCTCCTCTTCAACCCGCCGTATGTGCCGACGGAGGAACTGCCGCGTCTGCCCTTGGTGACGGAGCAGGAGGCCGATCCCGCAGCGGAGCCGCTGTCAAGATCGGCCAAGTTCGAGCGGGACTCGTATTACCTGTCGTTAACGTACGCGGGAGGATTGGATGGGATGGAGACGACGAATCGGTTGCTTGAGGCGCTTCCGGGCGTGTTGCATCCTGAGCGTGGGGTGGCGTATGTGCTGCTCTGTGCACAGAATCGGccggaggaggtcaaggagagGATACGAGGGTGGGGAGGGGGGTGGAAGGCCGAGTCGGTTGGGAATAGCGGGACGCAGGCGGGGTGGGAGAAGTTGGTGATTGTGAGGATATGGAGGGATATTTCTCAATAG
- a CDS encoding mRNA splicing protein SMD1 yields the protein MKLVRFLMKCANETVTIELKNGTILHGTITAVSPQMNTSLRTVKMTPKGRDPISLDTINIRGSTIRYYILPDSLPLDTLLVDDQPKPKNKARKETDRGRGRGGARGGRGRGRGRGRGRGF from the exons ATGAAGCTCGTTCG GTTTTTGATGAAATGCGCCAATGAAACGGTGACGATTGAACTGAAGAATG GCACAATCCTCCACGGCACCATCACCGCTGTCTCTCCTCAGATGAACACCTCTCTGCGCACCGTCAAAATGACACCCAAGGGCCGCGATCCCATCTCTCTAGACACGATCAACATCCGCGGCTCCACGATCCGGTACTACATCCTCCCTGACAGCTTGCCTCTCGATACTCTGCTCGTGGACGACCAGCCAAAACCCAAGAACAAGGCGCGCAAGGAGACGGATCGGGGCCGCGGTCGCGGTGGTGCACGGGGCGGTAGAGGCCGGGGACGCGGCCGGGGACGGGGACGTGGTTTCTAG